In the genome of Primulina eburnea isolate SZY01 chromosome 13, ASM2296580v1, whole genome shotgun sequence, the window TAtccacatgtatatatataaagaaaacTCGAGGGGGCCAAAAAATTGTAGTAAAATATTTCATCAATTATTGGTGCTGACTTAGGATAAACCGAGTTAAATTGCGAGGTAGCagattcaagatcatgaactaTATATTACTTATAAGCTCAATGGTTAATGGATCAGTAAATTAATttccatatatatatgtaagaatTAACAGATGTAAAGTTTTCcagataataaattataaaaacaccAAACTAAGCAggaattaaaaacaaaaagaaaagaaaagacgTGTTATGTGTGGGGGCATTTCAGACCTCCTTATATCATAAACAGCTAAAAGTGGCGGCTTCTTGgaaaaaattgataaaatatTGTACAGTCAAACATTGTATTTGTGTTCTTCCTAGATGGCCCAGCCATAGGAATTGGATTTCGATAGTGGCTGCGACCGAGTGTATCCAGGAATTTTGTTTAGGACACAATTCAGATAAAAtcacaaaaatataatttatatgaaTAATATAAATGCTTGTTATGTTCTTTTCAATTTTCTGGGGAATTCGATCGATTCATAGTCAATATATCTTGGAAAATTACTTGTACTAAAATATTTATGAGAATAGAATAGAAGCAAAAGCTCTTTTATTATTTCTTTGCATTTATATCACATTTAATTGACGGGTGAAATCTTGAAAAACTCCCAAAAAAATGACACAAACTCGAATACcaaaactaaaaaaatatatcaaaatacaatattctcaaatattttgaatacaAGCTGGAATCTATAATATATCATTCCACAGCTACAGAATTTCTCAGTTTCATCCATGTCGATCGATGATCAACAATTGGGCATATCGAGAGGTGGTGGCAGCATTTTCTCATTTGGGCCTTTCCCATTTTTAACAATGAATGTCATCCCCATTCCCCAGCTGACATGCCGTTCGAAATGGCAATGCATGAACCAAACTCCTGCAATGATTTTGTATTAGTCAAGCATATTTTAGGACAAATAAatagtatgtatgtatgtatatacaaTACCATGTATGCATATGTAAATATGTGTACCTGGATTGTTTGCCCTGAATCGTATCGCCGTCCACCCGTTCACCGGAACCGCGATGGTTTCCATCAATGGAGGGTCCACGAGATTATAATTCAAAGGATCGGTGCTTTTGTTAAAGTTCCCCAATCCCGAGCCAACCACGTAAAAACTGTATCCATGTAAGTGCATCGGGTGATCGACACCCGCAACTGTGTTTGTTCCTTGAAAGACAAGCTCCACAACGGAATCATATTCAAGAACATTCACGTCTGTTCCATTTTCAGGCGTCCACAAGAGTTGAGGCACAAACTGTTGCGTGTAATTGTACGGGAAAGGTGGATTATCAGGAAAGTCGGTCTCGTATATTCCACTGATACGATGGTAATAAGCTTGAAGGATGTCCATTTTCGGCAAAACCAAGGTTAAGTTATTCACACTTGCCAAGAACCGAGCCCCGTTTGGCCCGGCACACGAATCATTCGGGCAAGATCTCATGTTGATCGAAAGAGTAAAGAACAATATATTCGTGACATTTAAAGGGACATCGACAGGGTACTTTTTATTAGCTAAACTTCTCAGCTGCCTCGTAAAATTAACGGATGCAGATGTGTCGTTGAACTGGAAAAACGTCGGAAGCAACGGTGTCGGTGGTGGGTTGTAATTTCCGACGTATTCTATGATTCCGGTGGTGGTGGTGTTGTCGTAAGACCCGGCGCTAGCGTAAACTCGAGAGGCCATGTAATAGTGACTAGGTTTTTGATTGGCATGTAGCAAGAAATCAATGGTTTGGCCCGGGGAGATTGTGATGTAATCGCTGTTTATCGGCTTTGTATAGCTTGCATCCGATCCGACAACCGTGATATTATGGTTTGCGATTTTGAAGAACATGATGTTGTTCATTACAGCGTTTATCAGACGTACTAAATATGTTTTGCCGTATTCCACTTTCATCTTGAAGGTATCTACATTTACATAAACATTATAGTTAATAGTTATATACATTAAATTTTTAAGACAATGTTTGCGGTTATTGAAGCACAAACCTTGTCTTGAGCACGGGTATAGGTCGCCCGGCTGTCCGTTTATAAGGAATGCATCGGATACATTTGGGTCGCCTCCGGTTAGTAGGAATTCATCCATAACTTCTTGCACATCACTCTTCCACCAGTCTCCTGTACGTATCCACAATCTTAAGACGTTCAGTGATCACTCGCAACCGCTAAAAACACCGAAAAGCACGAAAAATCAATATTTAAGAGATTATTCCCAACGTGCCTAGTAAAATGGGGACTTCAGCATGAGGCTTTGGGAACGGATATCGGTCTGTCTTATTTGGTAATATCACGAGTGCACCGTATACTGTCGCACGTGACCACTCACTGTGTGCGTGCCACCATAGAGTACCTTCCTCGTCGGAAAGCACGACGTTTTGCCTGAACCCTGAGCCTGGAGTAATAGGACATTGAGTCACATACTCTGGACCATCCGCCCAGGGATATCTTGGCATTTTCACCCCATGCCtgagacaattaaaataatatgtaatcattttaatttattatctgTATCGCGATCGAGCAACTAGTgtagtgtatatatatacacagaAATAAGTATAAAATCAGTGGAATTAGTTATTTCGTACCAGTGAATGGTTATATTATGATTAGCTCGATTATATATGTCAACAATGACTAAATCTCCTTTTCTTGCATAAATGGTTGGCCCTGGAAATTGTCCATTTATTGTCAAAATGGTCTTGTTGCTGCAAAGCCGGGAATACGATGCGTCTTGAAGCTGCAAATCACGTACATTTTCAAGAATTCGCACTTAATTAGCTtgaaaaacatatatattttcttGATCATGAAGATTAATCTCGTCGAAATTCAACAACTTCTAATTACCTTGAACTTGTAACGACGAACAGCTGCATCGCCCTGTCGTATGCTACAAAGAAGAAGAATGACGACATTGAAATACAAGAGAAAGATCCTCATTtcccaaaaaagaaaaaaaatctttttCGGAGTAAATGTATGTTTATTTTTCAATCAAGTTactttgttcttcaagttgGTGTTACTGATTTAGTTTTTATAAGGATATATGGTACTTGATAATATATTGATCAACCATGGCTGCCgtttgtttaatttatttttcaaaacatCTTAAACGTGACCAACCATGAATGAcaaacacaaaaataaaaatataattgtgaAAACAGAAGccatcttttttaaaaaaaaaacgaaacaaACATGTGATATATGGGAGACAGGTGGGGTGGTCCGGAAACTTAGCTTatagtaataataattaatCGAAGGCTAATAGCTAGGTTATCGAGTAGACATGATTCCCCAATATAAATTGTTTATATATTGATCACTGGATTTGTAAaagtttttttataaatattttaatttatatttaaatatgggtaaaattataattataaaaattaattagggCTATACTGCAATTTTTAATGAtacaattaaataataataattcagtTAAATTCGCATATTTTTCTGTTGATTTAAAGACAAAGGGAAAAAAGCTTTATTCTCATAAATattgtattaattaattaatgtgcTCGCCATATTTTATTCTATCTTTACTTTTCGTAGAAAACtgtaatttgttttataaaa includes:
- the LOC140809081 gene encoding laccase-15-like, translated to MRIFLLYFNVVILLLCSIRQGDAAVRRYKFKLQDASYSRLCSNKTILTINGQFPGPTIYARKGDLVIVDIYNRANHNITIHWHGVKMPRYPWADGPEYVTQCPITPGSGFRQNVVLSDEEGTLWWHAHSEWSRATVYGALVILPNKTDRYPFPKPHAEVPILLGDWWKSDVQEVMDEFLLTGGDPNVSDAFLINGQPGDLYPCSRQDTFKMKVEYGKTYLVRLINAVMNNIMFFKIANHNITVVGSDASYTKPINSDYITISPGQTIDFLLHANQKPSHYYMASRVYASAGSYDNTTTTGIIEYVGNYNPPPTPLLPTFFQFNDTSASVNFTRQLRSLANKKYPVDVPLNVTNILFFTLSINMRSCPNDSCAGPNGARFLASVNNLTLVLPKMDILQAYYHRISGIYETDFPDNPPFPYNYTQQFVPQLLWTPENGTDVNVLEYDSVVELVFQGTNTVAGVDHPMHLHGYSFYVVGSGLGNFNKSTDPLNYNLVDPPLMETIAVPVNGWTAIRFRANNPGVWFMHCHFERHVSWGMGMTFIVKNGKGPNEKMLPPPLDMPNC